The Vicinamibacterales bacterium genome has a segment encoding these proteins:
- a CDS encoding heparan-alpha-glucosaminide N-acetyltransferase domain-containing protein, whose product MALAARRHPVRHLVRGPALSTADRKVYLDWARGVAVIIMVLAHVNDAWTREADRQGGLYMQTVFVAGLAAPLFLFLAGLSLSMAASVRAASLAHAGAAHLALKRGAQVFALAFLFRLQSQLLGWGALSNFLKVDILNVMGLAMIAAALIWRASESRAARMVLFALATTAVTMATPLVREAGMLAVLPDPIEAYIRPLPGRTNFALFPWAGFLLAGAIVGEAIHAARTRQQEIRLQLVLLAAGAAGIGLGYAASFQPSIYPVANFWTSSPTFFFIRLGICTAMVPMARGIDRFHVFMRTRFPHIFSIDTPGRVTATLGRSSLFVYWIHVEMVYGVLGRPFRRALPLDASLTATIVLCLILYGIVRGKDRLMAGVKLTGPFRIFAPVLK is encoded by the coding sequence GTGGCACTCGCTGCGCGAAGACATCCAGTTCGACACCTCGTTCGAGGTCCTGCCCTGAGCACGGCCGACCGCAAGGTCTATCTCGACTGGGCGCGCGGCGTCGCCGTCATCATCATGGTGCTGGCCCATGTCAACGACGCGTGGACGCGCGAGGCCGACCGGCAGGGCGGGCTCTACATGCAGACGGTGTTCGTGGCTGGTCTCGCGGCGCCGCTGTTCCTGTTTCTCGCCGGGCTGTCGTTGTCGATGGCGGCCTCGGTGCGGGCCGCGTCCCTCGCGCACGCCGGCGCCGCGCACCTGGCGCTCAAGCGCGGCGCCCAGGTCTTTGCCCTCGCCTTCCTCTTCCGACTGCAGTCGCAGCTGCTGGGGTGGGGCGCCCTCAGCAATTTCCTCAAGGTGGACATCCTCAACGTGATGGGCCTGGCGATGATCGCCGCGGCGCTGATCTGGCGGGCGTCCGAATCGCGCGCCGCCCGCATGGTGCTGTTTGCCCTGGCGACGACGGCGGTGACGATGGCGACGCCGCTCGTTCGCGAAGCAGGCATGCTGGCGGTCTTGCCCGATCCGATTGAGGCCTACATCCGCCCGCTGCCGGGCCGCACGAACTTTGCGCTGTTCCCGTGGGCCGGCTTCCTGCTGGCGGGGGCGATCGTGGGTGAGGCCATCCACGCGGCGCGGACGCGCCAACAGGAGATCCGGTTGCAGCTCGTGCTGCTGGCCGCGGGCGCCGCCGGCATCGGCCTGGGCTACGCGGCGTCCTTCCAGCCATCGATCTATCCGGTGGCGAACTTCTGGACGAGCTCGCCGACCTTCTTCTTCATCAGGCTGGGTATCTGCACGGCGATGGTGCCCATGGCCCGCGGAATCGATCGCTTCCACGTGTTCATGCGCACGCGGTTCCCGCACATCTTCTCAATCGACACGCCCGGCCGCGTCACGGCGACGCTCGGGCGCTCTTCGCTCTTCGTCTACTGGATTCACGTCGAGATGGTCTACGGCGTGCTGGGCCGGCCGTTCCGGCGGGCGCTGCCGCTGGACGCCTCGCTCACGGCCACGATCGTGCTGTGCCTGATTCTCTACGGCATCGTGCGGGGGAAGGATAG
- a CDS encoding OsmC family protein, with protein MKPPIDATLVWQGDLRFSARAGTTEITLDSDSTAGPSPVQALAMALAGCMAIDVADIVTKGRHPFSALEATITGHRREEPPRRFTGFDLHFKITGAVPAQAVERAIQLSHDKYCSVWHSLREDIQFDTSFEVLP; from the coding sequence GTGAAACCCCCGATCGACGCGACCCTCGTGTGGCAAGGAGACCTGCGATTCAGCGCGCGCGCCGGCACCACTGAAATCACGCTCGATAGCGACAGCACCGCGGGGCCGTCGCCTGTCCAGGCGCTGGCCATGGCCCTGGCCGGCTGCATGGCCATCGACGTCGCCGACATCGTCACCAAGGGCCGCCATCCCTTCTCGGCTCTTGAAGCGACGATCACAGGGCACCGCCGCGAGGAGCCGCCGCGCCGCTTCACCGGCTTCGACCTGCATTTCAAGATCACCGGCGCCGTGCCGGCGCAGGCGGTGGAGCGCGCCATCCAGTTGTCGCACGACAAGTACTGTTCCGTGTGGCACTCGCTGCGCGAAGACATCCAGTTCGACACCTCGTTCGAGGTCCTGCCCTGA
- a CDS encoding BlaI/MecI/CopY family transcriptional regulator: MTTNDPLSRRERQILDILYAKGTATVADVQDALPDPPSYSAVRALLRILEEKGHARHQSQGTRYLYLPMVPRERARNSALTRIVKTFFDGSAAQAAAALVDSGSLSDEDLTNLSALIERARKEGR, from the coding sequence ATGACCACCAACGACCCGCTTTCCCGGCGCGAACGGCAGATCCTCGACATCCTCTACGCCAAGGGCACGGCGACCGTGGCCGACGTGCAGGACGCCCTGCCCGATCCGCCCAGCTACTCCGCCGTGCGCGCGCTCCTGCGGATCCTCGAAGAAAAGGGCCACGCCCGCCACCAGTCGCAGGGCACGCGCTACCTCTACCTGCCGATGGTGCCCCGCGAGCGGGCGCGCAACTCCGCTCTCACCCGGATCGTCAAGACGTTTTTCGATGGTTCGGCCGCGCAGGCCGCAGCCGCGCTGGTCGATTCCGGATCGCTGTCTGACGAAGACCTGACCAACCTGTCGGCGCTCATCGAACGCGCGCGGAAGGAAGGACGCTGA
- a CDS encoding HEAT repeat domain-containing protein, whose translation MDLELILRTSMLLAAAAVLARLLHRAAPSTRHLVWHLAIVFVVLAPLLAPFAPPIRVPKIKVLMVRAVPEVPSAVVPVPGVPSALAPVPGTPGTLGTVGTDALGTFGTVRTLGTWVVGSWFLVCWVSSGLSVRRGSKPAPGEWIAEARSAAARLGFTGSLDVRQTLQDGSPHVAGLFQSVVMMPPSAAQWSAEERQAAFVHELTHIRRRDRRTQAIAQLACAIYWFNPLVWHAAAGLARERERACDDEVLRLGVKPSAYATLLLDLARRPAAWTPATALSMARPAAVEGRLLMILAAVVHTPRRSTKWLVGATVAGLTTAILGAQPSAPVDQSSPAPRPSAVATAEPAAIVRPQEVLQLDDVHAAPGLTDTLVRALGDASGQVREQAALGLALTPGNDVIDPLLTALKDRDSQVREKAAIGLAFRRDPRIIEPLLGALTDDDGQVREKAAIALGASGDPRAYEALKRATADPDPQVREKAVAGLVLLGLRQ comes from the coding sequence ATGGACCTCGAGCTGATCCTGCGGACGTCGATGCTGCTGGCGGCCGCTGCCGTCCTGGCGCGATTGCTCCACCGCGCCGCGCCTTCCACGCGCCATCTGGTCTGGCACCTCGCCATCGTCTTCGTGGTGCTCGCCCCGTTGCTCGCCCCGTTCGCGCCCCCAATAAGGGTGCCCAAGATCAAGGTGCTCATGGTGCGTGCGGTGCCGGAGGTGCCAAGTGCTGTGGTGCCGGTGCCTGGTGTGCCAAGTGCATTGGCGCCGGTGCCCGGCACGCCTGGCACCCTTGGTACTGTTGGCACCGATGCACTGGGCACCTTCGGAACCGTACGCACGCTCGGCACTTGGGTCGTGGGCTCGTGGTTCCTAGTGTGCTGGGTCTCGAGCGGTCTCTCGGTGAGGCGTGGTTCGAAGCCGGCGCCTGGTGAATGGATCGCCGAAGCACGGAGCGCGGCGGCACGCCTCGGCTTCACCGGCTCGCTCGATGTCCGCCAGACGCTCCAGGACGGCAGCCCACACGTCGCCGGGCTGTTCCAGTCGGTCGTGATGATGCCGCCGTCTGCGGCGCAGTGGTCCGCTGAAGAGCGCCAGGCCGCTTTCGTGCACGAACTCACGCACATCCGGCGGCGCGATCGCCGGACGCAGGCCATCGCACAACTCGCGTGCGCGATCTACTGGTTCAACCCGCTGGTGTGGCACGCCGCCGCCGGCCTCGCGCGCGAGCGGGAACGGGCCTGTGACGACGAAGTCCTGCGCCTCGGCGTGAAGCCGTCGGCGTATGCGACGTTGCTCCTTGACCTGGCGCGCCGGCCGGCGGCGTGGACACCGGCGACCGCACTCAGCATGGCGCGACCGGCGGCCGTCGAGGGCCGGCTCCTGATGATCCTCGCGGCTGTGGTCCACACGCCGCGGCGCTCAACCAAGTGGCTCGTCGGCGCGACGGTGGCGGGGTTGACCACTGCCATCCTCGGCGCCCAGCCCTCGGCGCCGGTCGATCAGAGCTCGCCGGCGCCCCGACCGTCCGCGGTCGCGACCGCCGAGCCCGCCGCGATCGTACGGCCGCAGGAGGTGCTGCAACTTGATGACGTCCACGCCGCGCCGGGCCTCACCGACACGCTGGTCCGCGCCCTCGGGGATGCCAGCGGACAGGTCCGTGAGCAGGCCGCCCTTGGCCTGGCGCTCACGCCCGGCAATGACGTCATCGACCCGCTGCTGACGGCGCTGAAGGACCGCGATTCGCAGGTGCGCGAAAAGGCCGCCATCGGCCTGGCGTTCCGTCGCGACCCCCGCATCATCGAGCCCCTGCTTGGCGCCCTGACCGACGACGACGGTCAGGTGCGGGAGAAGGCGGCGATCGCGCTCGGCGCCAGCGGCGACCCGCGCGCGTACGAGGCACTGAAACGGGCGACCGCCGATCCGGATCCCCAGGTTCGTGAGAAGGCCGTGGCCGGACTGGTGTTGCTGGGACTCCGCCAGTGA
- a CDS encoding ABC transporter permease translates to MTSILSDLRHGLRVLVRTPLFTLCTIAALAIGIGATTALFSVVNALLIKPLPYADADRLVVVWEHNLPRNRARNVVSPANYLEWKSRNRSFERLAAFTQNRVTLTGNGDPQELATIVVTSDLIDVLGVAPMLGRGFVEGEDQEGAARTMIVSHATWLRQFGGDPGVVGRAVTINGEPMTVVGVMPRSFEVFGLPADVYTPFRLGPSARRFSGRSIVVLGRLKPGVTRDQAQAEMESVMADLRREQPDFNTGWTANVVPLREQLVGDVRLAVLVLFGAVGAVLLIACGNIGSLMLTRASGRRRELAIRSAVGAGTGRLLTQLACESLMLSLAGGALGVLLAGWILSGLSSWVATRLPIPLLSQVSMDPSVLASAAVVTFFTTVVCGLAPALGATGGSLVTALRDGAPSLSGTARGRVVRQGFVIGEIALALTVLCGAGLLGRSLLELQNVNPGFSTGSALSLRVTLPQRSYANSDAQHAFHMRVMEGLRGLPGATAAGGTSFLPLAGVGPATSFWRADAPQPPPAERPVVDARPVTTGYFEAMNIRLLAGRDVAEADTEDHDPVAVINETFARQIYPGDNPIGRRFILNLGNARPHEIIGVVGDVKLASLEGEIRPTAYLSSRQYAFGMMTYVVRTTSDPGRLAPAAVRVVREIDPLLPVSAVRPLDAVFAESIARPRLIAAAMSVFAAAALLLAALGVYGIVAYSVSQRTREFGIRVALGARPAQIVGMVVGQNLRVVALGIAVGLLCAVPATRVLRGLLFQVGPNDPATFIAIGVTLTLVAVVAAYLPAHRGTRIDPVVTLKVE, encoded by the coding sequence GTGACCAGCATCCTGTCGGATCTGCGGCATGGGCTGCGCGTGCTGGTGCGCACGCCGCTCTTCACGTTGTGCACGATTGCGGCGCTAGCCATCGGGATTGGAGCGACCACGGCCCTGTTCAGCGTGGTGAACGCGCTGCTCATCAAGCCGCTGCCCTATGCCGACGCCGACCGGCTCGTCGTGGTGTGGGAGCACAACCTGCCTCGCAACCGCGCGCGCAATGTCGTGAGTCCCGCCAACTACCTCGAGTGGAAGTCCCGCAACCGCTCGTTTGAACGCCTGGCGGCGTTCACGCAGAACCGCGTCACCCTGACCGGCAACGGCGATCCCCAGGAACTGGCCACCATCGTCGTCACCAGCGACCTGATCGATGTGCTGGGCGTGGCGCCGATGCTCGGGCGCGGTTTTGTCGAAGGCGAGGACCAGGAAGGCGCGGCGCGCACGATGATCGTGTCGCACGCGACGTGGCTGCGGCAGTTTGGCGGCGACCCCGGCGTGGTGGGCCGGGCCGTCACCATCAACGGCGAGCCGATGACCGTGGTCGGCGTGATGCCGCGCAGCTTCGAGGTTTTCGGGTTGCCGGCGGATGTGTATACGCCATTCCGCCTGGGCCCATCGGCACGGCGATTCTCCGGACGCAGCATCGTCGTGCTGGGCCGCCTCAAGCCCGGCGTGACGCGCGACCAGGCGCAGGCAGAGATGGAAAGCGTCATGGCCGACCTGCGCCGCGAGCAGCCCGACTTCAACACCGGGTGGACGGCCAACGTCGTGCCCCTTCGCGAACAGCTGGTCGGTGACGTGCGCCTCGCCGTGCTCGTGCTGTTCGGCGCCGTCGGCGCCGTGCTGTTGATCGCGTGCGGCAACATCGGCAGCCTGATGCTGACCCGCGCGTCGGGGCGAAGGCGCGAGCTGGCCATCCGCTCCGCCGTGGGCGCGGGCACCGGCCGCCTGCTGACGCAATTGGCGTGCGAGTCGCTGATGCTGTCGCTCGCGGGCGGTGCGCTGGGCGTGCTACTCGCCGGCTGGATTCTCAGCGGCCTATCGTCCTGGGTGGCGACGCGGCTACCGATTCCCCTGCTCTCGCAGGTGTCGATGGATCCGAGCGTGCTCGCGTCCGCAGCCGTGGTCACCTTCTTTACCACGGTGGTCTGCGGCCTGGCGCCGGCGCTCGGCGCCACCGGCGGCTCGCTGGTGACGGCACTTCGTGACGGCGCGCCGAGCCTGTCGGGGACCGCGCGCGGACGCGTGGTGCGCCAGGGCTTTGTCATCGGCGAAATTGCGCTGGCGCTCACCGTGCTCTGCGGCGCCGGCCTGCTGGGCCGAAGCCTGCTCGAACTGCAGAACGTGAATCCCGGCTTCTCGACGGGTTCGGCGCTGTCGCTGCGCGTGACGCTGCCCCAACGGTCATATGCCAATTCCGATGCGCAGCACGCCTTTCACATGCGCGTCATGGAGGGGCTGCGAGGTTTGCCTGGAGCCACCGCGGCCGGCGGCACGTCCTTCCTGCCGCTCGCCGGGGTCGGTCCGGCGACGTCGTTCTGGCGCGCCGACGCGCCCCAGCCGCCACCCGCCGAGCGCCCGGTCGTTGACGCGCGGCCGGTCACCACCGGCTACTTCGAGGCGATGAACATCCGGTTGCTGGCCGGACGGGACGTGGCGGAGGCTGACACCGAGGACCATGATCCGGTCGCAGTGATCAACGAGACGTTCGCGCGGCAAATCTATCCGGGCGACAACCCCATTGGCCGGCGCTTCATCCTGAACCTCGGCAACGCCAGGCCTCACGAGATCATCGGCGTGGTCGGCGACGTGAAACTCGCATCGCTCGAGGGCGAGATCCGGCCGACGGCCTACCTGTCGTCGCGCCAGTACGCATTCGGGATGATGACCTACGTGGTACGAACCACGTCCGACCCCGGGCGGCTGGCGCCCGCGGCGGTGCGCGTAGTCCGCGAGATCGATCCGTTGCTGCCGGTATCGGCGGTGCGGCCACTCGATGCGGTGTTCGCGGAATCGATCGCGCGGCCGCGGCTCATCGCGGCGGCGATGAGCGTGTTCGCCGCGGCCGCACTGTTGCTGGCCGCCCTCGGTGTCTACGGCATCGTGGCCTACTCGGTGTCGCAGCGGACACGGGAGTTCGGCATCCGGGTGGCTCTCGGCGCGCGGCCGGCGCAGATCGTCGGCATGGTCGTCGGCCAGAACCTTCGGGTCGTGGCACTGGGCATCGCCGTGGGGCTGCTGTGCGCCGTTCCCGCCACGCGCGTCCTGCGAGGGTTGCTGTTCCAGGTGGGGCCCAACGACCCGGCTACGTTCATCGCGATCGGCGTGACGTTGACGCTGGTGGCGGTGGTGGCGGCGTACTTGCCGGCGCACCGCGGCACGCGCATCGATCCGGTCGTGACGTTGAAGGTGGAGTGA
- a CDS encoding formate--tetrahydrofolate ligase has protein sequence MLPITDIAKRLGLSEDLLEPYGRYIAKIRLEALDRFPTRKGKLILVTAITPTTSGEGKTVNTIGITQGLVKLGYSAVAALREPSLGPVFGMKGGATGGGKVSVEPLDKINLHFTGDFHAITTAHNLLAALLDAHLHFGNDLRIDAKEILWPRCMDMNDRALRRIATGLGGRESGPARETGFVITAASEIMAILALSEGRADLRRRLARIVVGFSYDGKAITAEDLKAVGPMMVLLNDAVLPNLVQTTEGAPAIIHCGPFANIAHGTSSVLAQRIGLHLADYVVNETGFAADLGAEKFFDIVMPMCGHVPAAAAVIVTLKALRTQGGSPDGPVDAGFPNLARHLENIRRWGVPAVVALNRFPGDTDADLELVMSYCRSIGADAALAEGYTKGGDGMTTLAAKLVAAAESSDPSAVKPVYSAAQTLVEKITAVATKVYGAGRVSFKPAAKSRLAKLEALGYGALPVCIAKTQYSFTDDPKQMGAPTGWTLSVNDVSLSAGAGFVVAIAGSMMLMPGLGKVPQAQKLDVDDHGAVIGMDY, from the coding sequence ATGCTGCCCATTACCGACATTGCCAAGCGCCTCGGCCTCTCCGAGGACCTCCTTGAACCATACGGCCGCTACATTGCCAAGATCCGGCTGGAAGCGCTCGACCGCTTTCCCACCCGCAAGGGCAAGCTGATCCTGGTCACGGCGATCACGCCGACCACGAGCGGCGAGGGTAAGACGGTCAATACCATCGGCATCACCCAAGGCCTCGTGAAGCTCGGCTACAGCGCCGTGGCGGCACTGCGCGAACCGTCCCTCGGCCCGGTGTTCGGCATGAAGGGCGGCGCCACGGGCGGCGGCAAGGTGTCGGTCGAGCCCCTCGACAAGATCAACCTCCATTTCACCGGCGACTTCCACGCCATCACCACGGCCCACAACCTGCTGGCGGCGCTGCTCGACGCGCACCTTCACTTCGGCAACGACCTGCGGATCGACGCCAAGGAGATCCTCTGGCCGCGCTGCATGGACATGAACGATCGCGCGCTGCGTCGCATCGCCACCGGCCTGGGCGGGCGCGAGAGCGGTCCCGCGCGCGAGACCGGTTTCGTGATCACCGCGGCGTCGGAGATCATGGCCATCCTCGCGCTGTCGGAGGGCCGCGCCGACCTGCGCCGCCGCCTGGCGCGCATCGTGGTCGGTTTCAGCTACGACGGCAAGGCCATCACCGCCGAGGACCTCAAGGCGGTGGGCCCGATGATGGTGCTGTTGAACGACGCCGTGCTGCCCAACCTCGTGCAGACCACGGAGGGCGCTCCCGCCATCATCCACTGCGGCCCGTTCGCCAATATCGCGCATGGGACCAGCAGCGTGCTGGCGCAGCGCATCGGCCTGCACCTGGCCGACTACGTCGTCAACGAGACGGGGTTCGCCGCCGACCTTGGTGCCGAGAAGTTCTTCGACATCGTGATGCCGATGTGCGGGCACGTGCCCGCCGCTGCCGCGGTGATCGTTACGTTGAAGGCGCTGCGCACGCAGGGCGGGTCGCCTGATGGTCCAGTGGACGCCGGCTTCCCGAACCTGGCCCGCCACCTCGAGAACATCAGGCGATGGGGCGTGCCCGCGGTGGTCGCCTTGAATCGCTTCCCCGGCGACACCGACGCCGACCTCGAACTGGTGATGAGCTACTGCCGCTCGATCGGCGCCGACGCCGCCCTGGCGGAGGGATACACCAAGGGCGGGGACGGCATGACGACCCTGGCGGCGAAGCTCGTGGCGGCCGCCGAGTCGTCCGATCCGTCGGCGGTCAAGCCGGTGTATTCGGCGGCGCAGACCCTCGTCGAGAAGATCACGGCGGTGGCGACCAAGGTCTACGGCGCCGGCCGCGTGTCGTTCAAGCCCGCGGCGAAGTCGCGGCTTGCCAAGCTCGAGGCGCTGGGCTACGGCGCGCTGCCGGTGTGTATCGCCAAGACCCAATACTCGTTCACCGACGATCCGAAGCAGATGGGCGCGCCGACCGGATGGACGCTCAGCGTGAACGACGTGTCCCTCTCGGCCGGGGCCGGTTTCGTGGTGGCCATCGCCGGCAGCATGATGCTGATGCCGGGCCTGGGCAAGGTCCCCCAGGCCCAGAAACTGGACGTGGATGACCACGGCGCCGTCATCGGCATGGACTACTGA
- a CDS encoding glycosyltransferase — MQYHAASLAAAGHDVDLVGLEGAPPVPAVATHPRVTCHRLPDRAFQGRATGGIRRFVWGSMARAAGQARRLFAMLMRLPKADVILVQNPPAVPSLAVAWAVARLRGSRLVIDWHNLSHTVAAIRLGESHRAVTALSRSERRWARRADGHFAVSKALAAWLRGNYGITATVLYDRPASSFAPTVPSAAVALWTRLAQEMSLGGDRLPLIVCPTSWTPDEDFDLLLEALERAERQLASESSHPHLAVILTGRGALRQSFEARAARRSFKAIAVRTLWLEAADYPVLIGMADLGLCLHQSSSGLDLPMKLADFRGAGVPAAAFDYAPVLAEVLTNGHEGVTFRDPGDLANVFLAVASKTLDPASALGKSKAWLFENAAERWDTEWPSVALPALLSK; from the coding sequence ATGCAGTACCACGCCGCGTCGCTGGCCGCAGCCGGGCACGACGTCGATTTGGTGGGGCTCGAAGGCGCCCCGCCAGTACCGGCCGTCGCCACTCATCCGCGCGTGACGTGCCATCGCCTGCCGGATCGCGCCTTCCAGGGACGCGCCACGGGGGGCATCCGGCGATTCGTGTGGGGCTCGATGGCTCGCGCCGCGGGCCAGGCACGCCGGCTGTTTGCAATGCTGATGCGGTTGCCGAAGGCCGACGTCATCCTCGTCCAGAATCCGCCGGCGGTGCCGAGCCTCGCCGTGGCGTGGGCGGTGGCGCGGCTCCGCGGGTCGCGCCTGGTGATCGACTGGCACAACCTCTCTCACACCGTGGCGGCGATTCGCCTCGGGGAATCGCACCGCGCCGTGACCGCGCTGTCGCGCAGCGAACGCCGCTGGGCCCGGCGCGCCGACGGCCACTTCGCCGTCTCGAAGGCCCTCGCCGCCTGGCTGCGCGGCAACTACGGCATTACCGCCACGGTCCTCTACGATCGGCCGGCGTCGTCGTTTGCGCCGACCGTGCCATCCGCCGCCGTTGCGCTGTGGACCCGGCTCGCGCAAGAGATGTCCCTCGGCGGCGACCGGCTGCCGCTGATCGTCTGCCCCACGAGCTGGACGCCGGACGAAGACTTCGACTTGTTGCTCGAGGCGCTCGAGCGTGCCGAACGCCAGCTGGCCAGCGAATCGTCGCATCCTCACCTTGCCGTCATCCTCACCGGCCGCGGTGCGCTACGCCAGTCGTTCGAAGCGCGGGCCGCGCGCCGCTCGTTCAAGGCCATTGCCGTGAGGACGCTCTGGCTCGAAGCCGCCGACTATCCCGTCCTGATCGGCATGGCCGATCTCGGCCTGTGCCTGCACCAGTCGTCGTCCGGACTCGACCTGCCGATGAAGCTTGCCGACTTCCGTGGCGCCGGCGTGCCCGCGGCCGCGTTCGACTACGCACCGGTGTTGGCGGAGGTGCTCACCAACGGGCACGAGGGAGTCACGTTTCGCGATCCCGGCGACCTGGCCAATGTGTTCCTTGCCGTGGCGTCGAAGACCCTCGATCCGGCGTCAGCGCTCGGCAAGTCAAAGGCGTGGCTGTTCGAGAACGCCGCTGAGCGGTGGGACACCGAGTGGCCGTCCGTCGCCTTGCCGGCGCTGCTTTCCAAATAG
- a CDS encoding MraY family glycosyltransferase, with the protein MVYLLLGLSSAALALLLTPLVSRGSIRLGLVDAPGGRKVHAQSVPRLGGVAVVAATILAMILVLAFAPGNLDPAIWQALMPLAAAGGLIFGIGLVDDVRGVGPWPKLAVQILAALIVMASGLLIQRVTLLGMSWDLGWLAWPVTAAWMVGLTNAFNLIDGIDGLAAGIAVLAGATCGAILIVRGHSAEAMMLAALVGAALGFLVFNFPPASIFLGDSGSLLFGFILAATAIAGWQKGATALATGVPLLIFALPIADIVTTVFRRAMAKPANGRPSVPTAIRQLFEPDRQHIHHRLLALGWSPRRTVLILYAVTAALSLLALSTAQTP; encoded by the coding sequence ATGGTGTACCTGCTGCTCGGCCTCAGTAGCGCGGCGCTTGCCCTGCTCTTGACCCCGCTGGTGTCGCGGGGGTCGATCCGGCTCGGACTGGTAGACGCCCCGGGAGGCCGGAAGGTTCATGCCCAATCGGTGCCGAGGCTGGGCGGCGTGGCGGTGGTGGCCGCCACAATCCTCGCGATGATACTCGTCCTGGCGTTCGCGCCCGGCAATTTGGACCCCGCGATTTGGCAGGCACTGATGCCCCTGGCGGCCGCGGGCGGCCTGATCTTCGGGATCGGACTCGTGGACGATGTCCGCGGCGTCGGACCCTGGCCGAAGCTGGCCGTGCAGATCCTGGCGGCGTTGATCGTGATGGCCTCGGGCCTGCTGATCCAGCGGGTGACGCTGCTCGGCATGTCATGGGATCTGGGATGGCTGGCATGGCCGGTGACGGCGGCGTGGATGGTCGGCCTGACCAACGCCTTCAACCTGATCGACGGCATCGACGGCCTGGCGGCGGGCATCGCGGTGCTGGCCGGCGCCACCTGCGGCGCGATCCTGATCGTGCGCGGCCATTCGGCCGAGGCCATGATGCTCGCGGCGCTGGTCGGAGCGGCGCTCGGCTTCCTGGTGTTCAACTTCCCGCCCGCCTCGATCTTTCTCGGCGACAGCGGCAGCCTCCTGTTCGGATTCATCCTGGCCGCGACCGCCATCGCCGGCTGGCAGAAGGGCGCCACCGCGCTCGCCACCGGCGTGCCGCTGTTGATCTTCGCGCTGCCGATTGCCGACATCGTCACCACCGTCTTCCGGCGGGCCATGGCGAAGCCGGCGAACGGCCGCCCCTCCGTCCCCACGGCAATCCGGCAGCTGTTCGAACCGGATCGCCAACACATCCACCATCGCCTGCTGGCGCTCGGCTGGTCGCCGCGGCGGACCGTGCTGATCCTGTATGCCGTCACCGCCGCCCTTTCGTTGCTTGCGCTGTCAACGGCGCAAACGCCATGA
- a CDS encoding glycosyltransferase has translation MKRVLLVQPSLQPPGGSSGVASWVLQALVPEHRVTVLSWQPVDVGPINRFYDTRLQRSDFDTIVVPRHWTVTPDLLPTPATLVKLALLMRYTRKVSAGFDVIFGVHNETDYGRRGIQYIHYPSYLRPRPQVDLRWYHQPRAALRAYYSLTDRIAGFSIDRLKANLTLVNSNWTGEHVRGFLGGDPRTLYPPVADPGAGLPWSERAPDFLAIGRISPEKDYERIMRILSRVRARVPDLRLTIVGTWDRHTARYARGLQALAESIGSWIQFRQNVSRDEIRGLMGSHRYGLHGMREEHFGMAPAELARAGVIVWVPKGGGQMEIVGNEPSLMYDSDDEAVAKITAVLADPAEQDRLRRLLAARAEMFSTDRFIREVRDIVDSFRE, from the coding sequence ATGAAGCGCGTCCTGCTGGTGCAGCCGTCGCTGCAGCCGCCGGGCGGCAGCAGTGGCGTGGCGTCATGGGTGCTGCAGGCGCTGGTGCCCGAGCACCGCGTCACGGTACTGTCGTGGCAGCCCGTGGACGTCGGGCCGATCAACCGGTTCTACGACACCCGGCTGCAGCGCAGCGACTTCGACACCATCGTCGTGCCGCGGCACTGGACCGTGACACCGGACCTGCTGCCGACGCCGGCCACGCTCGTGAAGCTGGCGTTGCTCATGCGCTACACGCGCAAGGTGAGCGCGGGCTTCGACGTCATCTTCGGCGTCCACAACGAGACCGACTACGGCCGGCGCGGCATCCAGTACATCCACTACCCTTCGTACCTGCGGCCGCGGCCGCAGGTGGATCTCCGCTGGTACCACCAGCCGAGAGCAGCACTGCGCGCCTATTACTCGCTGACCGATCGGATCGCCGGCTTCTCGATCGACCGCCTGAAGGCCAACCTGACGCTGGTCAACTCGAACTGGACGGGCGAGCACGTCCGCGGGTTCCTCGGCGGGGACCCACGCACGCTCTACCCTCCCGTCGCGGATCCGGGGGCCGGCCTGCCGTGGAGCGAGCGGGCGCCAGACTTCCTGGCCATCGGCCGCATCTCGCCCGAAAAGGACTACGAGCGCATCATGCGAATCCTGTCGCGGGTGCGCGCGCGCGTCCCCGACCTGCGGCTCACGATTGTCGGCACGTGGGACCGGCACACCGCGCGGTACGCCAGGGGCTTGCAGGCGCTGGCGGAGTCGATCGGCAGCTGGATCCAGTTTCGGCAGAATGTGAGCCGCGATGAGATTCGCGGCTTGATGGGCTCCCACCGGTACGGCCTTCATGGCATGCGCGAAGAGCACTTCGGCATGGCGCCCGCGGAACTGGCGCGCGCCGGCGTCATCGTGTGGGTGCCGAAGGGTGGCGGCCAGATGGAGATCGTCGGCAACGAGCCGTCGCTGATGTACGACTCAGACGATGAGGCCGTCGCCAAGATCACCGCGGTGCTGGCCGACCCCGCCGAACAGGACCGCCTGCGCCGGCTGCTCGCCGCCCGCGCCGAGATGTTCTCGACGGACCGCTTCATTCGCGAAGTCCGCGACATCGTGGACAGCTTCAGGGAATAG